The DNA sequence GGGCCGATGCGCTCAGGGACACTTTCTGCACAATTCCGGACTCAGCGTTTACCGACACGCTGGGCAACTTCGTGCCTGGAAACTACGTGTTCAGCGTGACCGCAATAAACGGTGCGTGGAACAAGTCTGGCCTCGATCTGCTTTTTTCCGGCGGCAATGTTTCGGGCGCACTAGGAACCTTTGGCTGCGCGGTGTGCCCCAAGCCGGTCACTTTCCATGTGAAATAGCAGACTGGGCAGAGGTCACAAACAACCCCTTCCCCGGTTCAACCACCCCAGGATGATACATCGGTGTCGCAGGGAGTCAGCCAGTCGGGATGTCGCAACCTACTGTACTGCAACATAGTACATTCCGGGAGGCTCATTTCATATCCCTGCCCCGCAGCTGCTATCCCGTCTGCCCCTCGACTTGGTATCCGTTCTGCTCTGCCCGAGGCTCTGTGCTCTGCTCTCGCCTCAACTGTCACCGCTGGTCCTTACCGAACGGTCCGGGCTGGATGGACTCCGACTCTGACAGAAACGGTGGCCAGGGCTCTCGGTCGAGCTTCAGCCACCGCTGTCTCCGTAGATCTGACTGGAGCTCAGACACAGGCGGACTGAGAAGCTGTTTCACCTGCTCACTCTCCTACTCAGTTCTGCGCTTTCGCCTTCGTTTTGGAGGCCCGCACCACACCCACGCTGAGGCTGGGTTGTGTAGTGCAAAGAGCCGGCTTACCCGAGTCAGCGGTTGCGAATCACGAATGGTAAATATGCTTGTGGGGTCCGGGAAACTCGCGCTCACCTGACCTTCTGTCACTGGGGAAAATGGTCATCAGGCGCCATACGTCGTTCAGCTCAGCGCTTGGTTGACCAGCAGGGCGTAGCAGTAGCGCAGAATCCCATGGTTGGGCCAAGAACCACGCCAATCGCCACTGTCCCGAAATCGGATGAGCGCAGTCGGTCTCTTGACGGTACTCTGGAATTCGACAGGCGTCACCAGCAACGTTCTTACGGTGATTCTGACTTGTTGCTGCTCACGCGGCGTTGAAACACGCGGCCGAGAAACCTCATCAAACGTGAGGAGCTTGCGTCCGCAGGCCGGCTCGGCTTGAACATGTGGCCGCAGACCTTGCTTGCCGTTTCGATGTTCAGCCCCATATTAAGACCATCGAGTACTTCTGACGACACTTCAGTGTTCTTTCCACATCCGGGGCAGAGAATTCTGGGTAGCTTCTTCGCCATGCTGTCTCTCAGCTCGTACCGCTTCCCACATCGGCACACAATTGGGACTGATACTTCTGGTACGTTGGCCCGTGTTCCGCAGTACGGACACGTGACACTATGGAAGATCATACTTGCACTACCCTTCAAGAGAGCCCAGGCCTTAGGCGGTGCTGGCCCATTTCTGAATCTGTCAATGCTGCCTCCTCGGTTGCTGAGAGTGCTGCCCATGTATCCTGCTCATTGAGCGTACTCGTACTTAGCTTGCCTCGCGCCTGCATCACCGATACAATATGACGACACCTTGTCCGAAGTCAAGCGCATCCAGCCGACGCCGTGCTTCACGGCAAGGCGCTGGCTACTGGACCGGGTTCGGCGAGGCGGCTCCCGCCTCTGCGAGGAGAAGGAGATTTGCCCTCACTTCCTTTCTTCTCCTGACCTAGGAAGGAAAAGGAAAGAGGAAGGCGTAGCAGAGGAAGGATACGACCATGACAGGACAGGTTCCATCTGAGCAGGTCAGAATTGAGGAAAACCTGAAGCACATCCGCAACCGGCTCTTGGTATTCAGTGGCAAGGGCGGTGTAGGCAAGTCCACGGTCGCGGTCAACGTTGCGGCAGGCCTGGCTCTGAAAGGTCGCCAGGTCGGCCTGCTCGACGCAGACATCCACGGCCCGAACGTACCCAAGATGCTCGGCACCGAGGACGTTCGCTTCGAGGTTAGTCCAGCTGGCAAGATACTGCCGATAGTGTCAGCCAACGGGATCCGGGTAGTCTCGATGGCGATGTTCACTGAGTCAGGTGACGCGCCGGTGGTGTGGCGAGGCCCGCTAAAGATGCGGGCGATAGTCCAACTCCTCACCGACGTTGACTGGGGCGAGCTCGACTGGCTGGTCATTGACTCGCCGCCCGGAACCGGCGATGAGCCGCTTTCTGTCGCCCAGCTCATTCCGTCCACTGCCGCGCTTGTCGTCACCACGCCCCAGGCCGTGGCCCTGCTTGATTCGCGCAAGGCGGTGAACTTTGCCCAGCTCCTGAAGCTCAAGGTGCTCGGCGTGGTAGAGAATATGTCCGGGCTTGTCTGTCCGCACTGCGGCAAGGAAATCGAGCTATTCGGACAGGGCGGCGGCGGCAGGATGGCGCGTGAGATGCTCGTGCCCCTGCTCGGGCAGGTGCCGGTTGACCCTTCCATCGTCAAAGGCGGCGATACCGGCAAGCCGTTCGTCATCGAAAACCCGGACTCGCCGGCAGCAAAGGCAATGATGGAAGTGGTTGCAAGAATCATCGAATCGGAGGCAAAATGAAAGTAGCAGTCTCGACCGACTCAGGACAGGTCTCGGCTCATTTCGGCCACTGCCCGGAGATTACTGTGGCCGAGGTGTCAGACGGCAGAGTCAGCAGCAAGAAGGTGGTACGCAATCCTGCGGGCCAACCGTGCGCCCTGCCCGCGTTCCTGGCAACAGATGGCGTTGAGGCAATCATCTGCGGCCGCATGGGTGAACACGCCCAGAAGTTGTTCGCACAGAAGGGCATTGATGTATGGATGGGCGTATCTGGCCCGGTAGATAACGTGCTCGCCGACTTTGCTCAGGGTCGGCTTCAACGCGGTGTGTCGTGCTGCGACCACGACGAGCAGGGCCACGGCCACCAGTGTCGCCGATGTTCTTGACTTCTCCGTCCACATCAGAATAATCGAGCGACGGAGCTTACAATGCGACACGAAGCACATATCCGCTGGGCCGGGCGGATGACGTTTATCGGCCGGGCCGGATCGAACCACCTAGTGCCGATGGACTCTGGTTCTGATTTTGGCGGCGATAATTCGGCGACCAAGCCGATGGAACTGCTGCTCCTCGGTCTTGGCGGCTGTACCGGAATGGACGTAGTGTCACTCCTGCACAAGATGCGCGTGCCCTTCACGAACCTGGAAATGAACATCACTGCCGACCGGACCGAGGAGTATCCGACCGTGTATCGGAGAATAGACATCGAGTACGTTGTTACCGGCCACAACCTTGATGAAGAAAAGGTGAAGCGGGCAATCGAACTCTCACAGGAGAAATACTGCTCGGTGTCGGCCATGCTCAGAAAGGCCTGCCCGGTCAACTTTGCCTGGCGCGTGGTCGAGCCATAACACTTGGCCAGCTTGGAATCGGGCGAGTCGAATCGGTGCAGCCTGACCATCTTCTTTCAGTAGCTGCCGCGGTATCCGCTTACTCTCTCACTTCAGCTCGGCCGGGTTGAACCACTAACTTTCTTGAGTCGAAGCTTGTCTTCCGGAGCGAGTTCCTTCCACACCAGCAACGGTGTGGCGGAGGAACGGTTATGTCCGGCAAGCTGTAGCACTTGGTTAAGAGCTCTGGTTTTTCTGTCTTCTTGGGCATATTGGCGGGGCAGTTCTCTGTGTGCGGCATGCATTGTTAGTGTCACTTATAACCGACTACTTTCGGCCAAATGATGGTCAAACTACGTTTCCTTTTGAGTACATTCTTGGTGAGGTAACGCGAGGAGTTGCGCCCTCACGCGGATAGCGCTATAATCCGCCTGAACCGCTTGAGGCGAGATTTGACGCCAATCGTTCTGACGCTTCTCCTGCTAGTCTCCAGTCCTGCCGGCGCGAGCGAACAGGTGAAGCGACTTGAGTGGACCGACCCACAGGGAAGAAAGCCCCTGAACTATGCTAGGTGGGTTGAGACGCACAAACACTTGACTGATGCCTCGTGCATCGGCTCGGTGACGCAAATCGGTGACGGTAACGTCGTGGATGTAGTGGTCAATGCGGAACTTTATCCGCAGATTACGGCTGAACTGAGTCAGTATCAAACTGACCTTGTTTCCGCGGGTTACGCAGTACGGATTGACACGATGCGGGGGTTTTCTCACGTCGCGCTGCGAAACCACCTGGCCGCGGTCACAGACATTGCTGGCGCGGTACTGGTCGGCGACCTGCCGGTCGCGTGGTACGAAGACGGCTGGGGTACACCGACAGGTGAGGAGTTCCCGATTGAACTTTTCTTCATGGACCTCAACGGCACCTGGGTTGATGCGGATGCGGACGGCCTGTACGACGACCACACCGGTAATACTGCACCGGAAATCTGGGTCGGCCGCCTGGATGCCTTACCCTTGACTTGGGACGATGAGGTCAGACTGATGCGGCGGTATTTCGCAAAGAACCACGCGTACCGCTCCGGCGGCCTTGTGCTGCCGGACCGGGCGCTCGCGTACGTTGACGACGACTGGACCAGTTTCGGCAACTGCAATCTAAATCTCGTCTATGCGAACGTGACTACAGTTACCGATCAGAATACGACCCGGGCATCGGATTATCGGGCAAGGCTGGCTGCCGGCTACGAGTGGATTCAGGTATGCAGCCATTCTTCGCCTTGGGGGCACACGTTCAGCACGCCGACCGGCTATTCGGGCACGGTATTCAACACCGAGGTGTATGCGATTCGACCTCGGGCGCACTTCTACAACCTGTTTGCCTGTTCCGGGACCAGGTTCGTCGAAGAGAATTGCTCTGTCGGGTGGGACGTGTTCCAAGACGACTACGGTCTTACCGCGGTGGGCAGTACCAAAACCGGTTCGCTGCTCCACTTTGCCGACTTCTATACCCCGCTCGGACAGGGAAAATGCATCGGCGAGGCGTTCCGGCTCTGGATGGTGAAGTGGGCTGAGGCGGACCGGGACTGGTTCTACGGCCTGAACATTGTCGGCGACCCAACCTTGAAGCCGCATGGCGGACAGAATTATTGTGGAGCTGCAGACCCGGGTTCAGATGCAAGCGGGTCGAGCGCCAATTTGCGCGCGCTCTCCTCCTGCGAAGAGAAAGAGAAGGAAACAGGAGAACCGGACGGAGAATTGGCAAGCTTGTCCGAGGTGGTGGGCACTCATCCGGAAACAGACGACAGTCCGGATATCATGAGCATGCCGGACGGCAAGGTATGGGCAATATGGAAATCTGGCCGGAGTTCGACAAATGGGCGGTTTGATATCTTCGCCTCGGTTCGGTCTGGCGGTGTTTGGTCGAGTCCGTACAACGTCGGTAATGCCTACTACTGGGAAACCGACCCGGTACTCGGTCTGGACCAAGCCGGCCGGCCGGTAGCGGTCTGGGCGGTGTTCACCGACGACTACCACTACAACCTCTCTTACAGTATCTGGACTGGCAGCTCGTGGTCCGCGGCCCAGCAACTGTCCGAAGACTGCTCATCCGACCTTGCACCAAGCCTTGCCCGGGATTCTTCCGGCATCCTCTGGTGCCTATGGACCAGCCGCCGGGACCTTTTCGCAGACGTCTTTGTCTCGTCCTACAACGGCTCGACCTGGAGTTCTCCTGTGAATATCACCAGGGACAGCGCAACTGACCTGTATCCGTGTGCAGCCGCTACTCCAGACAACAGGGTTTGGGTCGTGTACACGAGTCTGCGCAACGGCGCGGCGGAAATCTGGGCGCAGTACCGGTCAGGTAGTCTGTGGTACCTTACCGGCCCAGTTTCAGGTGCGCAGCGTAAGGCATACCGGCCAGCGGTTGCGGTCGGACCTAGAGGCCAGCCGATAGTATGCTGGCAGAGTTTTGACCAAGGGAACGGTGACATCTGCTACAGCCGGTACGACGGCTTGAACTGGTCAACGCCGGCAGTGGTGGACTCAGATACAAGTCTTGACGTGAGGCCAAGGGTGTGCACCGACGTCGAAGGCAAGCCATGGGTTGTATGGATGAGCGCGCGTCCGGGGAACTGGGACTGCTACTACTCGTACTTCGTGTCCGACCAGTGGACAAGAGCGCAGCCGGTTGCGGCAATCCCCGGCCCAGATATGAATCCAGACATCGCGGCGACGCCATCCAGTATGTGGGTGGCATGGCAGAACCTTACGTCCGGCAACTGGGACATCTTCGCACAAACTCTGCCCCTGAGCGGGTGCAACGAGAGAAAAAATATGCTCCATCGTGGGGTACAGGCAAGTCCCAACCCGTTCCGCAAAATCATCAACGTGCAGTTTACCGCTTCCTTTCCGGCAGACCTGTGGATATCTGACGCATTGGGCCGCCTCGTGCGTACGCTGGCTGTCGGCCGCCAGCGCTCCGCCGTCAGCTCGGTGTCCTGGGATGGCCTTGATGATGCCGGCAGCCCGGTCCCAGCCGGTGCTTACTTCATCCGCGCAGGCAGCGGATGCTCGGAAATTACTCGAGTCTTACTGGTGCGCTAACCTTGCATTCATGCATGCCAGATGCGGTCGTACCCCGCCACGAGTGAGCGGTTAAACGACAA is a window from the candidate division WOR-3 bacterium genome containing:
- a CDS encoding Mrp/NBP35 family ATP-binding protein, giving the protein MTGQVPSEQVRIEENLKHIRNRLLVFSGKGGVGKSTVAVNVAAGLALKGRQVGLLDADIHGPNVPKMLGTEDVRFEVSPAGKILPIVSANGIRVVSMAMFTESGDAPVVWRGPLKMRAIVQLLTDVDWGELDWLVIDSPPGTGDEPLSVAQLIPSTAALVVTTPQAVALLDSRKAVNFAQLLKLKVLGVVENMSGLVCPHCGKEIELFGQGGGGRMAREMLVPLLGQVPVDPSIVKGGDTGKPFVIENPDSPAAKAMMEVVARIIESEAK
- a CDS encoding NifB/NifX family molybdenum-iron cluster-binding protein, which encodes MKVAVSTDSGQVSAHFGHCPEITVAEVSDGRVSSKKVVRNPAGQPCALPAFLATDGVEAIICGRMGEHAQKLFAQKGIDVWMGVSGPVDNVLADFAQGRLQRGVSCCDHDEQGHGHQCRRCS
- a CDS encoding OsmC family protein translates to MRHEAHIRWAGRMTFIGRAGSNHLVPMDSGSDFGGDNSATKPMELLLLGLGGCTGMDVVSLLHKMRVPFTNLEMNITADRTEEYPTVYRRIDIEYVVTGHNLDEEKVKRAIELSQEKYCSVSAMLRKACPVNFAWRVVEP
- a CDS encoding FlgD immunoglobulin-like domain containing protein; its protein translation is MTPIVLTLLLLVSSPAGASEQVKRLEWTDPQGRKPLNYARWVETHKHLTDASCIGSVTQIGDGNVVDVVVNAELYPQITAELSQYQTDLVSAGYAVRIDTMRGFSHVALRNHLAAVTDIAGAVLVGDLPVAWYEDGWGTPTGEEFPIELFFMDLNGTWVDADADGLYDDHTGNTAPEIWVGRLDALPLTWDDEVRLMRRYFAKNHAYRSGGLVLPDRALAYVDDDWTSFGNCNLNLVYANVTTVTDQNTTRASDYRARLAAGYEWIQVCSHSSPWGHTFSTPTGYSGTVFNTEVYAIRPRAHFYNLFACSGTRFVEENCSVGWDVFQDDYGLTAVGSTKTGSLLHFADFYTPLGQGKCIGEAFRLWMVKWAEADRDWFYGLNIVGDPTLKPHGGQNYCGAADPGSDASGSSANLRALSSCEEKEKETGEPDGELASLSEVVGTHPETDDSPDIMSMPDGKVWAIWKSGRSSTNGRFDIFASVRSGGVWSSPYNVGNAYYWETDPVLGLDQAGRPVAVWAVFTDDYHYNLSYSIWTGSSWSAAQQLSEDCSSDLAPSLARDSSGILWCLWTSRRDLFADVFVSSYNGSTWSSPVNITRDSATDLYPCAAATPDNRVWVVYTSLRNGAAEIWAQYRSGSLWYLTGPVSGAQRKAYRPAVAVGPRGQPIVCWQSFDQGNGDICYSRYDGLNWSTPAVVDSDTSLDVRPRVCTDVEGKPWVVWMSARPGNWDCYYSYFVSDQWTRAQPVAAIPGPDMNPDIAATPSSMWVAWQNLTSGNWDIFAQTLPLSGCNERKNMLHRGVQASPNPFRKIINVQFTASFPADLWISDALGRLVRTLAVGRQRSAVSSVSWDGLDDAGSPVPAGAYFIRAGSGCSEITRVLLVR